One part of the Nocardioides zeae genome encodes these proteins:
- a CDS encoding MoaD/ThiS family protein, giving the protein MGDTPPESPRSETQVIEARYWASAKQAAGTDADRLEVEGPVTLADLQQRLLGLHPGARLGDVLAVCSVLVDERPVSSDDPGEVVVSPGSVVQFLPPFAGG; this is encoded by the coding sequence ATGGGCGACACACCACCGGAATCCCCGCGAAGTGAGACGCAGGTCATCGAGGCGCGCTACTGGGCGTCGGCGAAGCAGGCGGCGGGGACCGACGCCGACCGGCTCGAGGTGGAGGGCCCGGTGACCCTGGCTGACCTGCAGCAACGGCTGCTCGGGCTCCACCCGGGGGCGCGTCTCGGCGACGTGCTGGCGGTCTGCTCGGTGCTCGTGGACGAACGACCGGTCAGCTCCGACGATCCGGGCGAGGTCGTGGTCAGCCCGGGCAGCGTCGTGCAGTTCCTCCCGCCGTTCGCGGGCGGCTGA
- the mshD gene encoding mycothiol synthase, protein MVETRDTTTFTVREVADLDSRARDDVTGVDADVRTTFGGGALDEAGHRHLEHRGLEGARLWLAAATGPDGRARPGGFAFLRDTGAEHDLTLAVRPAVAGHGIGTALAEAALADATGGRVVAWRHTTDERADRLAARTGFAVVRELLVMERPATGLPPAVERDDVRIRAFTPDDRDDLLRINAAAFAHHPEQGAMDERDLAERMAQDWFDPAGLLVAEDAATRAVLGFHWTKTARRPGDAGPEGPGADGEVYVVGVAPEAQGRGLGKLLTLAGLHHLASWGVERIELYVEGDNATARAVYAGLGFEVVATHVQYARAASTA, encoded by the coding sequence ATGGTCGAGACGCGCGACACGACGACGTTCACCGTCCGTGAGGTCGCCGACCTCGACTCCCGCGCGCGCGACGACGTCACGGGCGTCGACGCCGACGTCCGCACGACGTTCGGCGGGGGCGCGCTCGACGAGGCGGGCCACCGCCACCTGGAGCACCGCGGTCTCGAGGGCGCGCGCCTCTGGCTGGCCGCGGCCACCGGGCCCGACGGCCGCGCACGACCCGGCGGCTTCGCGTTCCTCAGGGACACCGGCGCGGAGCACGACCTCACCCTCGCGGTGCGGCCGGCGGTGGCCGGCCACGGCATCGGTACGGCGCTGGCCGAGGCCGCCCTCGCCGACGCGACCGGCGGACGGGTCGTCGCGTGGCGGCACACGACGGACGAGCGGGCCGACCGGCTCGCGGCCCGGACCGGCTTCGCCGTCGTGCGCGAGCTGCTCGTCATGGAGCGGCCCGCGACCGGCCTGCCGCCCGCCGTCGAGCGCGACGACGTGCGGATCCGGGCCTTCACGCCCGACGACCGCGACGACCTCCTCCGCATCAACGCGGCCGCGTTCGCCCACCACCCGGAGCAGGGCGCCATGGACGAGCGCGACCTGGCGGAGCGGATGGCCCAGGACTGGTTCGACCCGGCCGGTCTCCTCGTCGCGGAGGACGCCGCCACCCGCGCGGTGCTGGGGTTCCACTGGACCAAGACGGCCCGACGGCCCGGTGACGCCGGGCCGGAGGGCCCCGGCGCGGACGGGGAGGTCTATGTCGTCGGCGTCGCCCCCGAGGCGCAGGGCCGCGGGCTCGGCAAGCTCCTCACGCTCGCGGGACTGCACCACCTGGCGTCGTGGGGCGTGGAGCGCATCGAGCTGTACGTCGAGGGCGACAACGCCACTGCCCGGGCGGTCTACGCCGGGCTCGGCTTCGAGGTCGTGGCGACCCACGTGCAGTACGCCCGCGCGGCGTCGACCGCCTGA
- the radA gene encoding DNA repair protein RadA, with translation MGRCGECQAWGTVEEVAPAAAGTTAVAGPVSAPAVPIGEVRTDTAAFRSSGVPELDRVLGGGLVPGAALLLAGEPGVGKSTLLLEVAAQTARLKARTLYVSGEESASQVRLRADRTHNVTEELYLAAETDLGAVLGHVDAVKPTLLVVDSVQTIQAAGVDGVPGGVTQVKEVAAALIRMAKTRGITTVLVGHVTKDGAIAGPRVLEHLVDVVLHFEGDRDSRLRMVRAMKNRYGPVDEVGCFELASDGIVAVSDPTGLFVEHHERQVPGTCVAVAMEGRRPLLAEVQALVTPTSADRPRRTTSGLDGSRIAMVIAVLAQHCGIRLHNMDVFASTVGGARLHEPASDLAVAVALASATQGRAAPLGVVAMGEIGLAGELRRVRDLDQRLGEAARLGFRLAIVPGRSPNGRARTPESWTVDGMKVIDSSDVQSALRLLNLLPG, from the coding sequence GTGGGGCGCTGCGGTGAGTGCCAGGCGTGGGGCACCGTCGAGGAGGTCGCGCCGGCGGCGGCGGGCACGACCGCCGTGGCGGGTCCGGTGTCGGCGCCGGCGGTGCCCATCGGCGAGGTGCGCACCGACACGGCCGCGTTCAGGTCGTCGGGCGTGCCCGAGCTCGACCGCGTGCTGGGCGGGGGCCTCGTGCCCGGCGCCGCGCTGCTGCTCGCCGGCGAGCCCGGGGTCGGGAAGTCGACGCTGCTGCTCGAGGTGGCGGCGCAGACCGCGCGGCTCAAGGCGCGCACGCTCTACGTCTCGGGCGAGGAGTCCGCGTCGCAGGTGCGCCTCCGCGCCGACCGCACCCACAACGTGACCGAGGAGCTCTACCTGGCGGCAGAGACCGATCTCGGCGCCGTCCTGGGCCACGTCGACGCGGTGAAGCCGACGTTGCTGGTCGTCGACTCCGTCCAGACGATCCAGGCCGCCGGCGTCGACGGCGTGCCCGGCGGCGTGACCCAGGTGAAGGAGGTCGCCGCCGCCCTCATCCGGATGGCCAAGACCCGCGGCATCACCACGGTCCTCGTCGGCCACGTGACGAAGGACGGGGCGATCGCCGGCCCCCGGGTGCTCGAGCACCTCGTCGACGTCGTGCTCCACTTCGAGGGCGACCGCGACTCGCGGCTGCGGATGGTGCGCGCGATGAAGAACCGCTACGGACCGGTCGACGAGGTGGGCTGCTTCGAGCTCGCGAGCGACGGCATCGTGGCCGTGTCCGACCCGACCGGCCTGTTCGTCGAGCACCACGAGCGGCAGGTCCCCGGCACGTGCGTGGCGGTCGCGATGGAGGGCCGCCGCCCCCTCCTCGCCGAGGTGCAGGCGCTCGTGACGCCGACCTCGGCCGACCGGCCGCGGCGCACCACGTCCGGGCTCGACGGTTCGCGCATCGCGATGGTCATCGCCGTCCTGGCGCAGCACTGCGGCATCCGGCTGCACAACATGGACGTCTTCGCCTCGACCGTGGGCGGGGCGCGCCTGCACGAGCCGGCCAGCGACCTCGCCGTGGCCGTCGCGCTCGCCTCCGCCACACAGGGTCGCGCCGCGCCGCTGGGCGTCGTGGCCATGGGCGAGATCGGGCTGGCGGGCGAGCTCCGGCGGGTGCGCGACCTCGACCAGCGGCTCGGCGAGGCCGCGCGCCTGGGCTTCCGGCTCGCGATCGTGCCGGGCCGCTCGCCCAACGGTCGGGCCCGCACCCCGGAGTCCTGGACCGTCGACGGCATGAAGGTGATCGACTCCAGCGACGTGCAGTCCGCGCTGCGCCTGCTCAACCTCCTCCCGGGCTGA
- a CDS encoding RNA degradosome polyphosphate kinase, with the protein MTDPSALAAHVSGSLDDGPPEAALAAVGGDTFDVDPPYTPDPEALAAVEKHGDRFLDREVSWLKFNQRVLELAEDPSLPLLERVRFLAIFASNLDEFFMVRVAGLKRRIAAGVAVRAVSGLLPREVLKEIWATTSELMERHARVFREEITPSLEAEGIQLVRWEDLDREEQKHCKRLFRDRVFPVLTPLAVDPAHPFPYISGLSLNLAVLVRNPKSGKEQFARVKVPPIFDRFVAVGNQRFVPLEDVIREHLKRLFPGMEVLQVHTFRVTRNEDLEVEEDDAENLLAALEKELLRRRFGPAVRLEVEESIDPAVLELLMSELGVREEEVFRLTGPLDLRGLNDIADLDREDLKYRAFVPTTHPLLAEVESSSPVDVFKAVRRNDVLLHHPYDSFATSVQRFLEQAAADPHVLAIKQTLYRTSGDSPIIDALIDAAEAGKQVLVIVEIKARFDETNNIRWARKLEHAGCHVVYGLVGLKTHCKLSLVVRDEPDGIRRYTHIGTGNYNPKTARLYEDLGLLTADPRIGEDVAHLFNNLSGFSRNASYDELLVAPDSVRTGLVEQIHAEIAHHQAGRPARIRLKANSVVDEAIIDALYLASQEGVPVELLVRGICALRPGVPGLSETITVRSVLGRFLEHSRVFTFEAGGEPQAWIGSADMMHRNLDRRVEVLVRLPSALGARVESLLDLAFDPDTNAWELDADGVWNRNTGSVHLQESLVDRQRRRRS; encoded by the coding sequence ATGACCGACCCGTCCGCCCTCGCAGCCCACGTCTCCGGATCCCTGGACGACGGGCCGCCCGAGGCTGCTCTGGCCGCCGTCGGCGGCGACACGTTCGACGTGGACCCGCCCTACACGCCCGACCCGGAGGCGCTCGCCGCCGTCGAGAAGCACGGCGACCGCTTCCTCGACCGCGAGGTCTCCTGGCTCAAGTTCAACCAGCGGGTGCTGGAGCTGGCGGAGGACCCGTCGCTGCCGCTGCTCGAGCGGGTGCGCTTCCTGGCCATCTTCGCGAGCAACCTCGACGAGTTCTTCATGGTGCGGGTCGCCGGTCTCAAGCGACGGATCGCGGCGGGCGTGGCGGTGCGCGCGGTGTCCGGGCTCCTGCCCCGCGAGGTGCTGAAGGAGATCTGGGCGACGACCAGCGAGCTGATGGAGCGGCACGCGCGGGTCTTCCGCGAGGAGATCACGCCCTCCCTCGAGGCCGAGGGCATCCAGCTGGTGCGGTGGGAGGACCTCGACCGGGAGGAGCAGAAGCACTGCAAGCGGCTGTTCCGCGACCGGGTGTTCCCGGTGCTGACGCCGCTCGCGGTCGACCCGGCGCACCCGTTCCCCTACATCTCGGGCCTCTCGCTCAACCTCGCCGTCCTGGTGCGCAACCCGAAGTCGGGCAAGGAGCAGTTCGCGCGCGTGAAGGTGCCCCCGATCTTCGACCGCTTCGTGGCGGTGGGCAACCAGCGGTTCGTGCCGCTGGAGGACGTCATCCGCGAGCACCTCAAGCGCCTGTTCCCCGGCATGGAGGTGCTGCAGGTCCACACGTTCCGCGTGACCCGCAACGAGGACCTCGAGGTCGAGGAGGACGACGCCGAGAACCTGCTGGCCGCGCTGGAGAAGGAGCTGCTCCGCCGGCGGTTCGGGCCCGCGGTGCGCCTCGAGGTCGAGGAGTCCATCGATCCCGCCGTGCTCGAGCTGCTGATGTCCGAGCTCGGCGTGCGGGAGGAGGAGGTCTTCCGCCTCACCGGCCCCCTCGACCTGCGCGGGCTCAACGACATCGCCGACCTCGACCGGGAGGACCTGAAGTACCGGGCGTTCGTGCCCACCACGCACCCGCTGCTCGCCGAGGTGGAGTCGAGCTCGCCGGTGGACGTGTTCAAGGCGGTGCGGCGCAACGACGTGCTCCTCCACCACCCCTACGACTCGTTCGCCACGTCGGTGCAGCGGTTCCTCGAGCAGGCGGCCGCCGACCCGCACGTGCTGGCGATCAAGCAGACGCTCTACCGCACGTCGGGCGACTCGCCGATCATCGACGCCCTCATCGACGCGGCCGAGGCCGGCAAGCAGGTGCTCGTCATCGTCGAGATCAAGGCGCGGTTCGACGAGACCAACAACATCCGGTGGGCACGCAAGCTGGAGCACGCGGGCTGCCACGTGGTCTACGGCCTGGTCGGGCTGAAGACCCACTGCAAGCTCTCGCTCGTGGTGCGCGACGAGCCCGACGGCATCCGTCGCTACACCCACATCGGCACGGGCAACTACAACCCGAAGACGGCGCGGCTCTACGAGGACCTCGGCCTCCTCACGGCCGACCCGCGCATCGGCGAGGACGTCGCCCACCTGTTCAACAACCTGTCCGGCTTCTCGCGCAACGCGTCCTACGACGAGCTGCTCGTCGCCCCCGACTCGGTGCGCACCGGCCTCGTCGAGCAGATCCACGCCGAGATCGCCCACCACCAGGCGGGGCGTCCCGCGCGGATCCGGCTCAAGGCGAACTCGGTCGTCGACGAGGCGATCATCGACGCGCTCTACCTGGCCTCGCAGGAGGGTGTGCCCGTCGAGCTGCTCGTGCGGGGCATCTGCGCCCTGCGGCCCGGGGTGCCCGGCCTGTCCGAGACCATCACGGTGCGCTCCGTGCTCGGCCGGTTCCTCGAGCACAGCCGCGTCTTCACGTTCGAGGCCGGCGGCGAGCCCCAGGCCTGGATCGGCTCGGCCGACATGATGCACCGCAACCTCGACCGTCGCGTCGAGGTGCTGGTGCGTCTGCCGTCCGCCCTCGGCGCCCGCGTCGAGAGCCTGCTCGACCTCGCGTTCGATCCCGACACGAACGCCTGGGAGCTCGACGCGGACGGCGTGTGGAACCGCAACACCGGCTCGGTGCACCTGCAGGAGAGCCTCGTCGACCGGCAGCGGCGCCGCCGGTCCTGA
- a CDS encoding DUF47 domain-containing protein, which produces MAFRFRPVEGAFFDLFTQQAQHLTVGAGLLAEMLADGADHEDVARRMRDAEHAADETTHEIVRKVNSTFITPFDREDIYGLASGLDDVMDEMDEVVDMILLYEVKSLPAELGAQVEVLQRCAELTAEAMPRLRTMQDLSEYWIEINRLENAGDKNHRRTLANLFSGNYKALEVLKLKDIVEALERAVDAFETVANTVEQIAVKES; this is translated from the coding sequence GTGGCTTTTCGTTTCCGCCCGGTCGAGGGTGCGTTCTTCGACCTCTTCACCCAGCAGGCCCAGCACCTGACCGTCGGAGCCGGCCTGCTCGCCGAGATGCTGGCCGACGGCGCCGACCACGAGGACGTGGCGCGCCGCATGCGGGATGCCGAGCACGCTGCGGACGAGACCACCCACGAGATCGTGCGGAAGGTGAACAGCACCTTCATCACCCCGTTCGACCGTGAGGACATCTACGGCCTGGCGTCGGGGCTCGACGACGTCATGGACGAGATGGACGAGGTCGTCGACATGATCCTGCTCTACGAGGTGAAGTCGCTGCCCGCCGAGCTGGGCGCCCAGGTCGAGGTGCTGCAGCGCTGCGCCGAGCTGACGGCCGAGGCCATGCCGCGGCTGCGCACCATGCAGGACCTCTCGGAGTACTGGATCGAGATCAACCGCCTCGAGAACGCCGGCGACAAGAACCACCGCCGCACGCTCGCGAACCTCTTCAGCGGCAACTACAAGGCGCTCGAGGTGCTCAAGCTGAAGGACATCGTCGAGGCGCTCGAGCGCGCCGTCGACGCCTTCGAGACCGTGGCGAACACCGTGGAGCAGATCGCGGTCAAGGAGTCCTGA
- a CDS encoding inorganic phosphate transporter, which yields MELTIVIVVVVVALVFDYTNGFHDAANAIATSVSTRALTPRVALGMAAVMNFVGAFLGQEIANTVASVITIPDPTTQSAAVHGLVIVLAGLLGAITWNLVTWYFGLPSSSSHALIGGLVGAAIAGGAGVKWDVIVEKVVIPMIASPLFGFGAAFLLMLAIMWIFRRRKPGPTQRGFRVAQTVSAAAMALGHGLQDAQKTMGVIFLALVTGGFAAQSDGLPFWVIFSAAAAISLGTYAGGWRIMRTLGRRIIDLDPARGFASETVAAGVLYTTAFVFEAPISTTHTITSAVMGAGATKRFSAVRWGVAKSIVAAWVLTFPAAGLVGAAGYWVAHVLFEVAP from the coding sequence GTGGAGCTCACCATCGTCATCGTGGTGGTCGTCGTCGCCCTGGTCTTCGACTACACGAACGGCTTCCACGACGCGGCCAACGCGATCGCGACGTCGGTCTCCACCCGGGCGCTGACCCCGCGCGTGGCCCTCGGCATGGCCGCTGTCATGAACTTCGTCGGCGCGTTCCTGGGCCAGGAGATCGCCAACACCGTCGCCTCGGTGATCACCATCCCCGATCCGACGACGCAGTCCGCGGCCGTGCACGGGTTGGTGATCGTGCTCGCGGGCCTCCTCGGCGCGATCACGTGGAACCTGGTCACCTGGTACTTCGGCCTCCCCTCCTCCTCGTCCCACGCCCTCATCGGCGGACTCGTCGGCGCTGCCATCGCCGGTGGCGCCGGCGTGAAGTGGGACGTCATCGTCGAGAAGGTCGTCATCCCGATGATCGCCTCGCCGCTGTTCGGCTTCGGCGCGGCGTTCCTGCTGATGCTGGCGATCATGTGGATCTTCCGCCGGCGCAAGCCCGGCCCGACGCAGCGCGGGTTCCGGGTCGCGCAGACCGTGTCGGCCGCCGCGATGGCGCTCGGCCACGGCCTGCAGGACGCCCAGAAGACGATGGGTGTCATCTTCCTGGCGCTCGTCACCGGCGGCTTCGCCGCCCAGTCCGACGGCCTCCCGTTCTGGGTCATCTTCTCGGCCGCCGCGGCGATCTCGCTGGGCACGTACGCCGGCGGGTGGCGCATCATGCGCACCCTCGGCCGCCGCATCATCGACCTCGACCCCGCCCGCGGCTTCGCCTCGGAGACGGTCGCGGCCGGCGTGCTCTACACGACCGCGTTCGTGTTCGAGGCGCCCATCTCCACCACGCACACCATCACCTCCGCCGTCATGGGCGCCGGTGCGACCAAGCGCTTCTCCGCCGTGCGCTGGGGCGTCGCGAAGTCGATCGTCGCCGCCTGGGTGCTCACCTTCCCCGCCGCCGGCCTCGTCGGCGCCGCGGGGTACTGGGTCGCGCACGTGCTGTTCGAGGTCGCGCCCTGA
- a CDS encoding GDSL-type esterase/lipase family protein produces MNRPLVRRVATGGVALAALTGLLVHEAVRVEASTHGVPTVFIGDSISQADTDEFTDLPGKASWLRYVVVDDRTPWRYVANAAISGETLGQMEARFDRDVLERDPRAVVIMGGTNDVRLGIPVEDSLDSLRSMVTSAQDAGAAVWVISPPPLDRDDWGDVGPLIAAERELAAELDVPFVETVDAVGEGGEDRWRPGLSEDGAHPTREGARAIAAAVLAAVGAERAQRAG; encoded by the coding sequence GTGAACCGCCCGCTCGTCCGTCGCGTCGCCACCGGGGGAGTGGCGCTGGCGGCACTGACGGGCCTGCTCGTCCACGAGGCGGTCCGCGTCGAGGCCAGCACCCACGGCGTCCCGACCGTCTTCATCGGCGACTCCATCAGCCAGGCCGACACCGACGAGTTCACCGACCTCCCCGGCAAGGCGTCGTGGCTGCGCTACGTCGTGGTCGACGACCGCACCCCGTGGCGGTACGTCGCGAACGCCGCCATCTCCGGCGAGACCCTCGGCCAGATGGAGGCGCGGTTCGACCGGGACGTCCTGGAGCGCGACCCGCGGGCCGTCGTCATCATGGGCGGCACCAACGACGTCCGGCTCGGGATCCCGGTCGAGGACTCGCTCGACTCGCTGCGCTCGATGGTGACGTCCGCCCAGGACGCCGGGGCCGCGGTGTGGGTCATCTCGCCGCCGCCGCTCGACCGCGACGACTGGGGGGACGTGGGTCCGCTCATCGCCGCCGAGCGGGAGCTCGCGGCCGAGCTGGACGTCCCGTTCGTCGAGACGGTGGACGCCGTCGGCGAGGGTGGCGAGGACCGCTGGCGGCCCGGCCTGTCCGAGGACGGGGCGCACCCGACCCGTGAGGGTGCCCGTGCGATCGCGGCCGCCGTGCTGGCCGCCGTGGGCGCCGAGCGCGCCCAGCGCGCGGGCTGA
- the pstB gene encoding phosphate ABC transporter ATP-binding protein PstB, whose product MAKSIDVSDLDIYYGDFLAVQGVNMTIRARSVTAFIGPSGCGKSTFLRSLNRMHEVIPGARVEGKVSVDGQSLYDPNVDPVAVRRQIGMVFQRPNPFPTMSIYDNVLAGNRLNNKRMKKSEADAIVERSLKGANLWGEVKDRLGKPGMGLSGGQQQRLCIARAIAVEPQVLLMDEPCSALDPISTSAIEDLIHELKTQFTIVIVTHNMQQAARVSDETGFFNLKGAGQPGHLVEFNSTEKMFANPDNDATEAYISGRFG is encoded by the coding sequence ATGGCTAAGAGCATCGACGTCTCCGACCTCGACATCTACTACGGCGACTTCCTCGCCGTGCAGGGTGTCAACATGACCATCCGGGCACGCTCGGTCACCGCCTTCATCGGCCCCTCCGGCTGCGGCAAGTCGACCTTCCTCCGCTCGCTCAACCGCATGCACGAGGTCATCCCCGGCGCGCGCGTCGAGGGCAAGGTCTCCGTCGACGGGCAGTCGCTCTACGACCCCAACGTCGACCCGGTGGCCGTGCGGCGCCAGATCGGCATGGTCTTCCAGCGCCCGAACCCGTTCCCCACGATGTCGATCTACGACAACGTGCTGGCCGGCAACCGCCTCAACAACAAGCGCATGAAGAAGAGCGAGGCCGACGCGATCGTCGAGCGCTCCCTCAAGGGCGCGAACCTGTGGGGCGAGGTGAAGGACCGTCTCGGCAAGCCCGGGATGGGCCTGTCCGGCGGCCAGCAGCAGCGCCTGTGCATCGCCCGGGCCATCGCGGTCGAGCCGCAGGTCCTCCTCATGGACGAGCCCTGCTCCGCCCTCGACCCGATCTCGACGTCGGCGATCGAGGACCTCATCCACGAGCTGAAGACCCAGTTCACGATCGTGATCGTCACCCACAACATGCAGCAGGCGGCCCGCGTCTCCGACGAGACGGGCTTCTTCAACCTCAAGGGCGCCGGCCAGCCCGGCCACCTGGTCGAGTTCAACTCGACCGAGAAGATGTTCGCCAACCCGGACAACGACGCCACCGAGGCCTACATCTCGGGCCGCTTCGGCTGA
- a CDS encoding response regulator transcription factor, producing the protein MSALLLLTSALQPSVEVLPGLALLGHSVKILPAEGSALLEAPDADLVLVDGRQELAHARDLCRLIRTTGSDVPVLLIVTEGGLAVVAADWGMDDVLLHTCGPAELEARIRLSIGRLAAQREADDPEAHVIRSGEVVVDDATYTAKLGGRPLDLTFKEFELLKFLAQHPGRVFSRQQLLQEVWGYDYFGGTRTVDVHVRRLRAKLGPEHETLIGTVRNVGYRFVLPTKEKAAEATVPADA; encoded by the coding sequence GTGAGTGCACTCCTGCTCCTCACCAGCGCCCTGCAGCCCTCGGTCGAGGTGCTGCCGGGTCTCGCACTGCTCGGCCACTCGGTCAAGATTCTTCCAGCCGAGGGCAGCGCCCTGCTGGAGGCCCCCGACGCCGACCTCGTGCTCGTCGACGGCCGACAGGAGCTGGCCCACGCCCGCGACCTGTGCCGCCTCATCCGCACCACCGGGTCGGACGTGCCGGTGCTCCTGATCGTCACGGAGGGCGGGCTCGCCGTCGTGGCCGCCGACTGGGGCATGGACGACGTCCTGCTCCACACGTGCGGTCCGGCCGAGCTCGAGGCGCGCATCCGCCTCTCGATCGGTCGTCTCGCCGCGCAGCGCGAGGCGGACGACCCCGAGGCCCACGTCATCCGCTCCGGCGAGGTCGTCGTCGACGACGCGACCTACACCGCGAAGCTCGGTGGGCGGCCGCTCGACCTCACGTTCAAGGAGTTCGAGCTCCTCAAGTTCCTCGCGCAGCACCCGGGCCGCGTCTTCAGCCGGCAGCAGCTGCTGCAGGAGGTCTGGGGCTACGACTACTTCGGCGGCACCCGCACGGTCGACGTCCACGTGCGTCGCCTGCGCGCCAAGCTCGGCCCCGAGCACGAGACGCTCATCGGCACCGTCCGCAACGTGGGCTACCGCTTCGTGCTGCCGACGAAGGAGAAGGCGGCGGAGGCCACGGTCCCCGCTGACGCCTGA
- a CDS encoding alpha/beta hydrolase: protein MSLPTRPAAVVAAARRASVAALLRLPEPVKRRLAGPPVRVDGLELDLDTQLVLRLRRLAREPVVEDLPIAHGRAVLRAQAALAGGDQPIGAVRPCRVADLPGRLYVPSGRLVQDGGDGDPLLVFFHGGGWLYGDLDSHDPLCRFLAERAGVRVLSVAYRLAPEHPFPAAYDDALAALEWVSANAGWLGADVRRIGVGGDSAGGNLAAAVAIEAARREIPLAFQLLVYPATDMTRGSASHRLFGQGFYLTTEFMDGVAAHYLPVEEQRTDPAASPLFADLPAGLAPAYVATAGFDPLRDEGEAYAAKLADAGVPVRVRRFDGLIHGFANWVALGASNTAAVAEVADALASGLAEADT from the coding sequence GTGTCCCTCCCGACCCGCCCCGCAGCCGTCGTCGCCGCGGCCCGCCGTGCCTCGGTCGCGGCGCTGCTGCGGCTGCCCGAGCCGGTCAAGCGACGCCTCGCCGGCCCGCCCGTGCGGGTCGACGGGCTGGAGCTCGACCTCGACACCCAGCTCGTCCTGCGGCTGCGCCGCCTCGCCCGCGAGCCCGTCGTCGAGGACCTCCCGATCGCCCACGGTCGGGCCGTGCTGCGGGCCCAGGCGGCCCTGGCCGGCGGCGACCAGCCCATCGGTGCCGTCCGCCCGTGCCGCGTGGCGGACCTCCCGGGCCGGCTCTACGTCCCGAGCGGTCGTCTCGTCCAGGACGGCGGCGACGGCGACCCCCTGCTGGTCTTCTTCCACGGGGGCGGCTGGCTCTACGGCGACCTCGACAGCCACGACCCGCTCTGCCGGTTCCTCGCCGAGCGCGCGGGCGTGCGGGTGCTCTCCGTCGCCTACCGGCTGGCCCCGGAGCACCCGTTCCCCGCGGCGTACGACGACGCCCTCGCCGCCCTCGAGTGGGTGAGCGCCAACGCGGGGTGGCTCGGCGCCGACGTCCGGCGGATCGGGGTGGGGGGCGACTCCGCGGGCGGCAACCTCGCGGCCGCCGTGGCGATCGAGGCCGCGCGGCGCGAGATCCCGCTCGCGTTCCAGCTGCTCGTCTACCCGGCGACGGACATGACGCGGGGGAGTGCCTCCCACCGGCTCTTCGGCCAGGGGTTCTACCTGACGACCGAGTTCATGGACGGGGTCGCGGCCCACTACCTGCCCGTCGAGGAGCAGCGCACCGACCCGGCGGCGTCCCCGCTCTTCGCCGACCTGCCCGCGGGGCTCGCTCCGGCGTACGTCGCCACGGCGGGCTTCGATCCCCTGCGGGACGAGGGGGAGGCCTACGCCGCGAAGCTGGCCGACGCCGGCGTGCCCGTCCGGGTCCGCCGGTTCGACGGCCTCATCCACGGCTTCGCCAACTGGGTCGCCCTCGGGGCCAGCAACACCGCGGCCGTGGCGGAGGTCGCGGACGCGCTGGCCAGCGGTCTCGCGGAGGCCGACACGTGA